From a region of the Besnoitia besnoiti strain Bb-Ger1 chromosome I, whole genome shotgun sequence genome:
- a CDS encoding hypothetical protein (encoded by transcript BESB_005130), whose translation MLGNPRQDALSFRSLSIFRFLPLLFVFLCTPFLAPYSVGAPPFTFSEGVSRTLRQNPVWFSFDDTSAFSYLPVGLSFSPPSFPGVLSRLASASTFAFGFRVPSSQALYSSPHLLFRCQGLFPSAATPSSFFGHRRRSSPQNGAGILSWCSPAETKSASPAQRPHLREQKCSDSLRSPSEPYFAHRTCSSGVAGSACRGLSLFSSSFSSSLSTCSRHAEGHRGSRAAARRLHARSAGEGEGSSAVSGPAPSQPRRALSSVLLSNLKAEQKRLREAREEEEKERAQDAEAEKKREARARLRKAREALLINKKKQRKETHRVRVLRAAARRRYLAEKRERMDRVFLEDTQVQRSTERSRVGGGEASRAKKAKEIQMLKDLVESSALVIQLEAHGLTPNQRWSIVRGLALAGFYKGYRIKHGKNSYMRVALRRIIAERKQRQENQTPAQQGGGDGSAAASSQSLSSLAQGSTAPQDEGNRAVGRTQRGSLFPAALLGQPPSAVSASESSSLSSASSPSSALAWRPSVRRVRRDFWISHNEELAFKAAAHRIDISGKKVKRALAPEEEEIFAELEAEDSQQQSRVAARLERNLESAVWKDDPRFAHLAIGMKPGGVWTQWEDDEELDEEKAGEMPADLKDGDIPYMEVDDWKDLFEDEIRRVREAKQEARAREKEMLSTMPLEGEVTSVAENGENMMKYLSKTNLYLFVRAMPRNEQRLSALVRTLIGLLDEIVFDNRVKRERKGPPPRKYKSQWYDEELLPHVTPEIAASMGFSPLAQDGRAPKKRRSATGIPPGRGSIIGVTQRLASSVQAVPSLLASATNDLVEQKKSTEVPQDSAKPDGTR comes from the exons ATGCTTGGCAATCCTCGACAAGACGCCCTGAGCTTTCGCTCCCTGTCCATTTTCCgctttcttccccttcttttcgtcttcctctgtaCCCCTTTTCTCGCGCCCTACTCGGTGGGCGCGCCACCGTTCACGTTTTCAGAAGGCGTTTCGAGGACGCTGCGACAAAATCCAGTATGGTTCTCGTTTGACGACACAAGTGCGTTCTCATATCTTCCGGTGGGTCTGTCTTTTAGCCCTCCATCCTTCCCCGGTGTCTTGTCCCGCTTAGCCTCAGCCTCCACGTTTGCTTTTGGCTTCCGCGTCCCTTCTTCGCAGGCGTTGTACTCGTCTCCGCATTTGCTGTTCCGCTGTCAAGGCTTGTTTCCCTCGGCTGCAacgccttcctcttttttcggTCACAGACGCCGGAGCTCGCCTCAGAATGGCGCTGGTATTCTCTCCTGGTGCTCTCCTGCGGAAACGAAAagcgcttcgccggcgcagcgacctCATCTTCGAGAACAGAAATGCAGCGACTCTTTGCGCTCTCCGTCTGAGCCCTACTTTGCGCATCGCACTTGTTCCTCTGGTGTTGCTGGATCTGCCTGCCGCGGgttgtctctcttttcctcttcgttttcctcctctctctcgacaTGCTCTCGTCACGCAGAAGGCCACCGCGGCTCTAgagccgcggctcggcgcctccacgcgaggagcgcgggagagggggagggctcttctgctgtctcaggtcctgcgccttcgcagccgcgccgcgcgttgtCTTCTGTCCTGTTGAGCAACCTGAAGGCCGAGCAgaagcgtctgcgcgaggctcgggaagaagaggaaaaggaacgggcgcaggacgcggaggcagagaagaagagggaggcgcgagcgcggctgcggaaggcCCGCGAAGCACTTTTGATCaacaagaagaagcagaggaaggagacgcaccGAGTGCGTGTgcttcgcgcggccgcccgtCGGCGCTACTTggcagagaagcgcgagcgaatggatcgcgtcttcctcgaagACACGCAAGTGCAGCGAAGCACTGAGCGGAGTCgagtgggcggcggcgaagctaGTCGAGccaagaaggcgaaggagatcCAGATGCTGAAAGACCTCGTGGAAAGCAGCGCGCTGGTAATTCAGCTGGAGGCCCACGGCTTGACGCCCAACCAACGCTGGAGCATCGTCCGCGGCTTGGCTCTCGCTGGATTCTACAAAGGCTACCGCATCAAACACGGGAAGAACAGCTAcatgcgcgtcgcgctcagAAGGATCatcgcagagagaaagcagcGACAAGAAAACCAGACGCCCGCccagcagggcggcggcgacggcagcgcggcggcctcctcgcagagtctctcttcgctggcgcagggCTCCACCGCTCCACAGGACGAAGGCAATCGCGCGGTTGGCCGTACCCAGCGGGGATCGCTCttccctgcggcgcttctcggGCAGCCTCCCTCCGCTGTGTCCGCCTCGGagtcctcttcgctgtcttctgcttcctcgccctcctccgcgctggCTTGGCGGCCGTCAGTtcggcgagtgcggcgggACTTTTGGATCTCGCACAACGAGGAACTGGCGTTCAAAGCTGCTGCGCATCGCATCGACATTTCAGGGAAAAAGGTGAAGCGGGCGCTTGcgccggaagaagaggagatctttgcggagctcgaggcggaggactcgcagcagcagagccgcgtcgcggcgcgcctcgagagGAACCTGGAGTCCGCAGTCTGGAAGGACGACCCGCGCTTCGCGCATCTTGCGATCGGCATGAAGCCTGGGGGCGTGTGGACGCAGtgggaagacgacgaggagcttgacgaggagaaggccggGGAGATGCCGGCCGACTTGAAGGATGGCGACATCCCCTACATGGAGGTCGACGACTGGAAGGATTTGTTTGAGGACGAGATCCGCCGCGttcgcgaggcgaagcaggaagcgcgcgcgcgcgagaaggagatgCTCTCCACGATGCCGCTGGAAGGCGAGGTGACCTCTGTCGCGGAGAACGGAGAAAACATGATGAAGTACTTGTCGAAAACGAATCTGTAtctcttcgtccgcgcgATGCCGCGGAACGAACAGCGCCTGTCGGCCCTCGTCAGGACGCTCATAGGCCTGCTGGACGAGATCGTCTTCGACAACCGCGTCAAACGCGAACGCAAGGGCCCTCCTCCCCGAAAATATAAAAGCCAGTGGTACGACGAGGAACTCCTGCCGCATGTCACGCCCGAAATCGCCGCCTCCATGGGCTTCAGTCCGCTGGCGCAGGATGGGCGCGCGCCCAAGAAAAGGCGGAGCGCGACTGGAATTCCGCCGGGGAGAG GCTCTATCATAGGCGtgacgcagcgcctcgcgtcgtccGTCCAGGCAGTCCCTTCCCTCCTTGCGTCCGCCACGAACGATCTCGTAGAGCAAAAAAAATCAACCGAGGTACCTCAGGACTCGGCGAAACCCGACGGGACGAGATAG